A region from the Sandaracinus amylolyticus genome encodes:
- a CDS encoding VOC family protein encodes MSHPVMHFELIANSPERLKRFYAGLFGWRAEDQEGMDYAMIRAGEGRGIDGGLGGTSTGLAPGLAIYVQVDDVDAHLARARELGASEVLQEPYDVPGFGRFAVLRDPEGNRVGLWAQPRG; translated from the coding sequence ATGAGCCATCCGGTGATGCACTTCGAGCTGATCGCAAACAGCCCCGAGCGCCTGAAGCGCTTCTACGCAGGGCTCTTCGGCTGGCGCGCCGAGGACCAGGAAGGCATGGATTACGCGATGATCCGCGCCGGGGAGGGCCGCGGCATCGACGGCGGGCTCGGCGGGACGAGCACCGGGCTGGCGCCGGGCCTCGCGATCTACGTGCAGGTCGACGACGTCGACGCGCACCTCGCGCGGGCGCGCGAGCTCGGCGCGAGCGAGGTGCTGCAGGAGCCCTACGACGTGCCGGGCTTCGGTCGGTTCGCGGTGCTCCGCGATCCCGAGGGCAATCGCGTGGGGCTCTGGGCGCAGCCGCGCGGCTGA
- a CDS encoding ArsR/SmtB family transcription factor: MDVGTVIAAIADPTRRAILESVRHGPRSVGDIATDFDVSRPAVSQHLRVLVDAQLVRPQRSGRHNFYGLDLRGLTLLRGYIEGYWDDVLTAFQNAAIAESEAASRAPTPRAPKRR; this comes from the coding sequence ATGGACGTGGGAACCGTGATCGCCGCGATCGCCGATCCGACGCGTCGCGCGATCCTCGAGTCGGTGCGTCACGGGCCGCGCTCGGTGGGCGACATCGCGACCGACTTCGACGTGAGCCGCCCCGCGGTCTCGCAGCACCTGCGCGTGCTCGTCGACGCGCAGCTCGTGCGCCCGCAGCGCAGCGGCCGTCACAACTTCTACGGGCTCGATCTGCGCGGGCTGACGCTGCTGCGCGGCTACATCGAGGGCTACTGGGACGACGTGCTCACCGCGTTTCAGAACGCCGCGATCGCCGAGTCCGAGGCCGCGTCACGCGCGCCGACGCCCCG
- a CDS encoding LIC_13387 family protein, giving the protein MRDRLTTTLFLRLAAVLTVLYALGHTSGYPWTPALGPEHAPVIEQMQTLRFEAEGAIRTYWDFYVGFGVIISGLMIALGVVLWQLGTLAREDALRVRPIAATIAISFAVNAVLSQLYFFALPTMFAVAIVVSTVAAIALARRAS; this is encoded by the coding sequence ATGCGAGATCGCCTCACGACCACGCTCTTCCTGCGCCTCGCCGCCGTGCTGACGGTGCTCTACGCGCTCGGCCACACCTCGGGCTATCCGTGGACGCCCGCGCTCGGGCCCGAGCACGCCCCGGTGATCGAGCAGATGCAGACGCTGCGCTTCGAGGCCGAAGGGGCGATCCGCACGTACTGGGACTTCTACGTGGGCTTCGGCGTGATCATCAGCGGGCTGATGATCGCGCTCGGCGTCGTGCTCTGGCAGCTCGGCACGCTCGCGCGCGAGGACGCGCTGCGGGTGCGCCCGATCGCCGCGACGATCGCGATCTCGTTCGCCGTCAATGCGGTGCTCTCGCAGCTCTACTTCTTCGCGCTGCCCACGATGTTCGCGGTCGCGATCGTCGTCAGCACGGTTGCGGCGATCGCGCTCGCGCGGCGCGCGAGCTGA